The following coding sequences lie in one Miscanthus floridulus cultivar M001 chromosome 9, ASM1932011v1, whole genome shotgun sequence genomic window:
- the LOC136481401 gene encoding uncharacterized protein — MALDADNILLHIKRTLHSSVRLAYHSASEYPVALGIGMLLLFLHRLCPSLITFLLSSSPVFLLTALLLGALLSYGEPSAPVIGQDQKKSSVESRISITECSVAEEVQNVAVTHMSMSFFESPVVCVEETTSDSMFHDTHRDEDSIVTSVSADTVRCAEASELTKSEVVIVGREERVKETCDEVELQQFFQSSTAEGVSVQVDKTSEGVLLDALCDQGNVTSMSTDTVLCAESSGFGKNGIIAEREEEEHAKEICEQVAPPQQSESTVTERCHYEVNNQYQFGELMSSCWQPVTRQDPCSDSESDLTESSSDASITDIIPMLDELNPPVNLGTSHPSSTFRDNLNAGSSDEDEDESEEEDGNLSSDEDGEEEEKRDDESSWKGFVYPNSLDTEKNGNLESLMARRLAKNVLKLELDRRLMDMQAADAVQKMEEASRFRVQVPSISTPRPDPSNDSEDTVELPQVPDSAPSVLLPWRKPFDIPFDQIVDHDSRLQETWTPRSGFSSSQGRKRDSLYARQSTYMQHHNRIKPEKSEFSRKDAVDNHSESDSEEPLDNNGKLFGSLEPHIGDEIKILSAAISDVCVLEANHGIKEGSTDSVNGTNSFYVQKSLSSASDVNNSISAGNEQSVLCSLSEEHNNIEEHMVEVEEEDSMSEVNSLFKCRMEEVLVQSISESGIGQPLTVKLEHELSDTLLHAEPAIPLIEARSVEELNSQFAQLNGEALLAPAASISSCDDDQPIQDGPSEAWPVENGDTEDSSDCSLDKGPVAVKVVEGEGEPKEVLTEDGGLPVVEASSVEEMSSLFRRLEEAAAGPALMRAGSSESEQMFVGQHTGEAETDCGVLVPEPAAWDDTNPTYAQLSIDGGDKMKIPGDGEVILDNSPR, encoded by the exons ATGGCACTTGATGCAGACAACATTCTGCTGCACATCAAGAGGACATTGCATTCTTCAGTCAGGCTTGCCTATCATTCTGCTTCTGAGTATCCTGTGGCACTCGGCATCGGCATGCTGCTGCTGTTCCTACACAGACTCTGCCCTTCTCTGATTACTTTCCTGCTGTCTTCGTCCCCGGTCTTCCTGCTAACTGCGCTCCTTCTTGGAGCGCTGTTGAGCTACGGGGAACCAAGTGCTCCAGTGATCGGACAGGACCAGAAAAAATCGTCCGTTGAATCCAGAATATCCATCACTGAATGTTCAGTGGCTGAGGAGGTTCAGAATGTCGCCGTCACCCACATGTCAATGAGCTTTTTTGAGAGCCCAGTTGTCTGCGTTGAGGAAACAACCTCTGATAGCATGTTCCATGATACCCACCGTGATGAGGACAGTATTGTCACGTCTGTGTCTGCTGATACCGTTCGCTGTGCAGAAGCTTCTGAGCTTACCAAGAGTGAAGTTGTTATTGTGGGAAGAGAGGAGCGTGTCAAGGAAACCTGTGACGAGGTTGAGCTTCAGCAGTTTTTTCAGAGCAGCACTGCTGAAGGTGTTTCCGTTCAAGTGGACAAAACTTCCGAAGGTGTTCTGCTTGATGCTCTGTGTGATCAAGGAAATGTGACATCTATGTCCACCGACACTGTTCTTTGTGCTGAATCTTCTGGGTTTGGCAAGAATGGTATCATTGCTGaaagagaggaagaggagcatGCTAAGGAAATCTGCGAGCAGGTTGCGCCGCCGCAACAGTCTGAGAGCACCGTTACAGAAAGGTGTCACTATGAAGTGAACAATCAGTATCAGTTCGGTGAACTCATGAGCTCATGTTGGCAACCTGTTACGCGACAGGATCCTTGTTCTGATTCTGAGTCTGACCTTACTGAAAGCTCTTCTGATGCATCGATCACCGACATCATACCGATGCTTGATGAACTGAACCCACCTGTAAACTTGGGGACCAGTCATCCTTCCTCAACCTTCAGAGACAACCTGAACGCTGGCTCatcagatgaagatgaagatgagtcggaggaggaggatggtAACCTTAGCTCAGATGaagatggagaagaagaagagaagagagaTGACGAAAGTAGCTGGAAGGGCTTTGTGTATCCAAACTCTTTGGATACTGAAAAGAATGGGAACTTGGAGAGTCTGATGGCGCGGCGACTAGCAAAGAATGTTCTGAAGCTTGAACTTGACAGGAGGCTAATGGACATGCAGGCCGCTGATGCAGTTCAGAAAATGGAGGAGGCATCGCGCTTCCGTGTTCAGGTGCCCTCCATTTCTACACCAAGGCCCGATCCTTCAAATGATTCAGAGGATACAGTGGAGTTACCACAGGTTCCTGATTCAGCGCCATCTGTGCTGCTTCCCTGGAGGAAACCGTTTGATATTCCATTTGACCAAATTGTGGACCACGACAGCCGTTTGCAGGAAACTTGGACTCCTCGCTCAGGCTTTTCATCATCACAGGGCAGGAAACGTGACAGCTTGTATGCAAGGCAGTCTACTTATATGCAACATCACAACCGAATAAAGCCAGAGAAGTCTGAATTCAGTAGAAAAGATGCTGTTGACAATCACTCAGAAAGCGATTCTGAGGAACCACTTGACAACAATGGCAAGTTATTTGGCTCACTGGAACCACATATTGGTGATGAGATCAAAATACTAAGCGCGGCAATTTCAGATGTGTGTGTGCTCGAAGCAAATCATGGAATTAAGGAGGGCAGCACTGATTCCGTCAATGGCACAAATTCCTTTTATGTCCAAAAATCACTGTCCAGCGCGTCAGATGTGAACAATTCAATTTCTGCAG GTAACGAGCAATCGGTACTTTGTTCTCTATCTGAAGAACACAACAATATTGAGGAACATATggttgaagttgaagaagaagaCTCCATGAGTGAAGTTAACTCGTTATTCAAGTGCCGCATGGAGGAAGTGCTAGTGCAGTCCATTTCAGAGTCTGGCATAGGCCAACCCTTGACGGTTAAACTTGAGCACGAGCTTAGCGATACTTTATTACACGCAGAACCTGCAATACCTTTGATTGAAGCAAGATCAGTAGAAGAGCTGAATTCACAGTTTGCTCAGCTGAATGGAGAAGCATTATTAGCACCCGCTGCTTCTATCTCCAGTTGTGATGATGATCAGCCGATCCAAGACGGGCCAAGTGAAGCATGGCCTGTGGAAAATGGGGATACTGAAGATTCTTCAGATTGCTCGCTTGACAAGGGTCCAGTGGCTGTGAAGGTCGTCGAAGGTGAAGGTGAGCCAAAGGAGGTGCTGACTGAAGATGGTGGGCTTCCTGTTGTAGAAGCAAGCTCGGTTGAGGAGATGAGCTCACTGTTCAGGCGACtggaagaagcagcagcagggCCAGCACTGATGCGTGCTGGTAGCTCAGAGTCAGAGCAGATGTTTGTTGGTCAGCACACTGGAGAGGCAGAGACAGATTGCGGTGTGCTAGTTCCTGAGCCTGCTGCTTGGGATGATACCAATCCTACTTATGCGCAGTTAAGCATCGATGGCGGTGACAAGATGAAGATTCCTGGAGATGGCGAAGTAATCCTGGATAATTCGCCGAGGTAA
- the LOC136481402 gene encoding zinc finger BED domain-containing protein RICESLEEPER 2-like produces the protein MPNSGSLALLNEGADEVVQNSGRGSRRRSPVWNHFEELTNEGKAICIHCRSKLAYHQGLGISHLRNHITTACKELPPDIDRSSIFPKGVSSLDVRSSVLDPKLVGDFMTKFWITANISFKKIENGFFKRMMKLAHPSLEVHDRQTLKRDCMSVYQEEKKKIADGFSNIDSCVSFTSDMWMSAQNLGYICLTAHFIDEEFNLHKHLINFKQVPHPHNADAIHSTIMDCLHEWDLSNRTFAFTLDNATSNDGAIQKLKDTLWRHMPFQGSDLHVRCTTHILNLIAQDGMEIIQNIIEPVRNVIKHISSSNSRLQIFNTIPHQFNLRPKRGFTLDVPTRWNSTYDMLEEALEYKDALTHYANLQNIQGPNLEQWNLADRVCKFLKNFADATKVFSQHNSPSSHRYVEEVWGIRELLFDEKNISDKFLKVLCDDMKSKFDKYWDEPNKILLVASLLDPRYKLVFLKYCLMKVYGEEVADSKANAALIWFKAYYSRYESMPQRSYQSNVSSSPEVGGSASPLSFLSGKRKLGLEFALFRHQRRPQCSRRPEVDTYLYDPLVPSREGEEFDVLGWWKRNQDQYPVLAKMSRDFLAIPLSTVASESTFNTASIMIDKYRNSLSSETVEALICAKDWLKEYLSDDEDDDGEVTTA, from the exons ATGCCTAATAGCGGAAGTTTGGCACTACTTAATGAGGGAGCTGATGAAGTCGTACAGAATTCAGGCCGCGGAAGCAGGAGAAGATCTCCAGTATGGAACCATTTTGAAGAGTTAACAAATGAAGGAAAAGCAATCTGCATCCATTGCAGATCAAAGTTGGCTTATCATCAAGGTCTTGGAATATCACATCTAAGGAACCATATTACAACTGCCTGCAAAGAACTTCCTCCAGATATTGATCGTAGTTCGATTTTTCCAAAGGGTGTGTCTAGTCTAGATGTTCGAAGTTCAGTATTGGATCCAAAGCTAGTCGGGGATTTCATGACTAAATTTTGGATCACAGCAAATATTTCCTTCAAAAAGATAGAAAATGGGTTTTTTAAGAGGATGATGAAATTAGCCCACCCAAGCCTTGAAGTTCATGATCGACAGACACTCAAGAGAGACTGCATGTCAGTGTATcaagaagagaagaaaaagaTTGCAGATGGTTTTTCCAATATAGATTCTTGTGTTAGCTTCACTTCAGATATGTGGATGTCAGCCCAGAATCTTGGATACATATGTTTGACTGCacattttatagatgaagagttCAATCTGCACAAGCATCTCATCAATTTTAAACAAGTTCCTCATCCTCATAATGCTGATGCAATTCATAGTACTATCATGGATTGCCTTCATGAGTGGGATCTGTCCAACAGAACTTTTGCTTTTACTCTAGATAATGCCACATCAAATGATGGAGCCATACAAAAGCTAAAAGATACTCTTTGGAGACATATGCCCTTTCAAGGTAGCGATCTTCATGTGAGGTGTACAACTCACATTCTAAACTTGATTGCCCAAGATGGAATGGAAATCATACAGAATATCATTGAGCCTGTTAGGAATGTCATTAAGCATATTTCATCATCTAACTCTCGGCTGCAAATTTTCAATACCATTCCACACCAATTTAATCTTCGGCCTAAGAGGGGATTCACCCTAGATGTTCCTACGAGGTGGAACTCTACCTATGACATGCTTGAAGaagctcttgagtataaggatgcCTTGACCCACTATGCAAATCTGCAGAACATTCAAGGACCCAACCTTGAGCAATGGAACTTGGCAGATAGAGTGTGCAAATTTTTAAAAAATTTTGCTGATGCAACCAAAGTCTTCTCACAGCATAATTCTCCAAGTTCTCATAGGTATGTTGAAGAGGTTTGGGGGATAAGGGAACTACTCTTTGATGAAAAAAACATAAGTGATAAATTCTTGAAGGTCTTGTGTGATGACATGAAGTCAAAGTTTGACAAATATTGGGATGAACCTAACAAAATCCTTTTGGTTGCATCGTTGTTAGACCCACGGTACAAGTTAGTCTTTTTGAAGTATTGTCTCATGAAAGTTTATGGAGAGGAAGTGGCTGATAGTAAAGCAAATGCTGCTCTTATTTGGTTTAAAGCATATTATTCTCGTTATGAAAGCATGCCTCAAAGGAGTTATCAAAGTAATGTTTCTTCATCGCCCGAAGTGGGTGGTTCAGCGAGTCCGCTTTCTTTCTTATCTGGAAAACGCAAACTGGGGCTGGAATTTGCATTGTTTAGGCACCAAAGAAGGCCACAGTGCTCAAGAAGGCCAGAAGTTGACACTTACCTATATGATCCATTGGTTCCTTCAAGGGAGGGTGAAGAATTTGATGTGCTCGGGTGGTGGAAAAGAAACCAAGATCAATATCCTGTACTAGCTAAGATGTCTCGTGACTTTTTGGCCATTCCATTGTCAACTGTGGCCTCTGAATCAACATTCAACACTGCTAGCATAATGATTGACAAATATCGCAATTCTCTAAGTTCAGAAACGGTGGAAGCACTCATATGTGCAAAAGATTGGCTCAAAGAGTACCTctcagatgatgaagatgatgatg GTGAAGTGACTACTGCTTGA